A single Streptomyces sannanensis DNA region contains:
- a CDS encoding AAA family ATPase, giving the protein MAAVHRTELDHNPIGSGFLVDAYRVLTCAHVAFSQHELQTSLWVAFPKADELMHRRIKVDRVVAPDPAARQVKDVAVLILEEAVPEEFAAPLRRPRPGDLVGSSWWSFGFSEGLLGESADGRVGESISYGWVRLDTGRRSVRPGDSGAALWSADHQAVVGMVGQARADGNGARALTMWAITDCLPDEKLQLLTDWAVENAGDAALSEWGWVLTRDPEAGRHWRPRARGVSTDAERGFRFRGRRAALTTIADWITRSTGDHRQVLVVTGSPGVGKSAVLGRVVTTADPRIAATLPPEDDVVRAPEGSVACAVHARGKTALDAAHEIASAAAAGLPDDVKDLPLLMRNALEGRPPGTFAIVLDALDEAATPEDARAIMRGIAIPLAETCADLGVTVVVGSRRVDGEGDLIAPFGGAVELLDLDSPRFFAQEDLVAYTLATLQLLGDERSDNPYNERGTADAIAERIAGIAQGNFLIAGLVARSHGMHDRTAIDPTSISFTPTVDAALRDYLTFLPPLDGIPADDVLTALAYAESPGMTFDLWRTAVGALTGRTPALKDLQEFARASAANFLIESSDAAAQESSLRLFHQALNDALVGNRAVTEMKVADERAIALALQHVGNDIGWERVPGYLLQALPDHAVRGGAIDNLLEDDSYPLYADLRRLIPAAKVPLSAAGRARSRLLRMTPQALDAMPEERVALFSVTEARERLGHTYRDAELRAPYRAVWAAGSPHLEETVLEGHGDWINAVCVLPTAGRTILASAANDGTVRLWNLDTGDQLRVLEGYKGSVQTLCAVSVKGRWLLATAGSDSVVRIQDPESGMILRALEGHTGAVRAMLAVQTSDRPLLVTAGNDSSVRLWDPASGELVHVLEGHDGWVNAVCAVSVEGRSLLVTAGNDSVVRLWDPESGTGRGHLERQAGPVLAVCAVDLRDRTLLVTAGNDSSVRLWDPASGESVHVLEGHDGWVNAVCAVSVEGRSLLVTVGDDSVVRVWDPAAGVTSRGLKGHTGRVLAVCAVSVGGQPLVVTAGDDSMVRVWDPKEGAASSGLDGPTGRVSAVCAVSVGDQPLVVTAGHDAGVQLWDPEAGTVRRTLEGRTGRIRGLCALSTRDRSLLITAGDRTVRIRDADTGEILRSFEGHPDGINALCAVPIGERTLFTTAGDDRIVRLWDPVRLCDSEDVESSRTFDNETVRVSAVCGLSAAGRTLLAAAGERRAADGGGTVVHLWDLDSSTMLWSFEGHTKAINAICSVPLGHRSLIASVGEDRTVRLWDPETGEAVSVYEGHTSRVNAVRAITMGERTLLATAGEDHTVRFWDPFGSHTVRIIPVRSPALSIEEVDGMIVIGLNDGVIVISISHDAVFLTNKPRSSGLHLATHRNTHGLADETWRRIDDES; this is encoded by the coding sequence GTGGCAGCCGTCCACCGCACCGAACTCGACCACAATCCGATCGGCTCGGGATTTCTCGTTGACGCCTATCGGGTGCTGACCTGCGCCCACGTGGCCTTCTCCCAGCACGAGCTGCAGACATCACTGTGGGTGGCGTTCCCGAAGGCCGATGAGCTAATGCACCGTCGGATCAAGGTGGACCGAGTGGTGGCGCCCGATCCGGCTGCCCGACAGGTGAAGGACGTCGCAGTTCTGATCCTTGAGGAGGCTGTGCCCGAGGAGTTCGCCGCACCGTTGCGGCGGCCGAGGCCAGGTGATCTCGTCGGCAGCTCGTGGTGGTCCTTCGGCTTCTCCGAAGGCCTTCTCGGGGAGTCGGCGGATGGCCGCGTCGGCGAATCGATCTCCTACGGTTGGGTCCGCCTGGATACCGGCCGCCGCTCGGTCCGCCCCGGCGACAGCGGCGCCGCACTTTGGTCGGCGGACCATCAGGCCGTCGTCGGAATGGTGGGGCAGGCACGGGCGGATGGAAACGGGGCCCGCGCGCTGACCATGTGGGCTATCACCGATTGCCTGCCGGACGAAAAACTACAGCTGCTTACTGACTGGGCCGTCGAAAACGCGGGCGATGCCGCGCTGTCCGAGTGGGGTTGGGTCCTCACTCGAGACCCCGAGGCGGGCCGACACTGGCGTCCCCGTGCACGCGGTGTGAGTACGGATGCCGAGCGAGGCTTCCGCTTCCGTGGCCGTAGGGCGGCGCTGACGACGATCGCTGACTGGATCACCCGATCGACTGGTGATCACCGACAGGTCCTCGTGGTAACCGGTTCCCCCGGAGTCGGGAAGTCCGCGGTATTGGGCCGCGTCGTCACCACCGCCGATCCGCGGATCGCAGCAACTCTGCCCCCCGAGGACGACGTCGTTCGAGCCCCAGAAGGATCCGTGGCATGCGCGGTTCACGCGAGAGGCAAGACCGCTCTAGACGCGGCTCACGAGATCGCCTCCGCCGCCGCCGCCGGCCTTCCGGACGACGTGAAGGACTTGCCCCTTCTGATGCGGAACGCGCTGGAAGGACGGCCTCCGGGAACCTTCGCCATCGTGCTCGACGCCCTTGATGAAGCGGCAACGCCCGAAGACGCGAGGGCGATCATGAGGGGCATCGCGATTCCGCTCGCGGAGACGTGTGCCGACCTCGGAGTGACAGTCGTGGTCGGCAGCCGACGTGTGGACGGAGAGGGAGATCTCATCGCGCCATTCGGCGGGGCCGTCGAACTTCTGGACCTCGACAGTCCGAGATTCTTCGCACAAGAGGACCTGGTCGCTTATACGTTAGCAACCCTTCAACTGCTTGGCGACGAACGCTCGGACAATCCGTACAACGAACGAGGCACAGCCGACGCGATCGCTGAACGGATCGCTGGCATTGCACAGGGCAACTTCCTGATCGCCGGCCTGGTCGCGCGTTCTCATGGCATGCACGACCGCACCGCGATCGACCCGACGTCGATCTCCTTCACGCCGACCGTCGACGCCGCCCTTCGGGACTACCTCACTTTCTTGCCGCCTCTCGACGGCATTCCGGCGGATGACGTGCTTACCGCGCTGGCCTATGCGGAGTCACCAGGGATGACGTTCGATCTCTGGCGCACCGCAGTGGGGGCTCTCACCGGTCGTACTCCGGCTTTGAAAGACTTGCAGGAGTTCGCCCGCGCCTCTGCGGCGAACTTCCTGATTGAGTCGAGTGATGCCGCCGCCCAAGAGAGTTCCCTCAGGCTATTCCACCAGGCACTGAACGACGCGCTCGTCGGTAATCGCGCCGTGACCGAGATGAAGGTTGCCGACGAGCGGGCCATCGCCCTCGCCTTACAGCATGTGGGGAACGACATCGGCTGGGAACGCGTCCCTGGTTACCTTCTGCAGGCATTGCCCGACCACGCCGTCCGGGGTGGCGCCATCGATAACCTACTCGAGGACGACTCCTATCCCCTTTACGCCGACCTACGTCGACTGATCCCGGCCGCGAAGGTCCCATTGTCGGCCGCCGGACGTGCCCGCAGCCGATTGCTGCGCATGACCCCGCAGGCGCTGGACGCGATGCCCGAGGAGCGGGTAGCCCTGTTCAGCGTCACGGAGGCGCGGGAGCGCCTGGGCCACACGTACCGCGATGCCGAGTTGCGCGCGCCGTACCGGGCAGTCTGGGCCGCCGGGTCACCTCATCTCGAGGAGACCGTTCTCGAAGGCCACGGTGACTGGATCAACGCCGTGTGCGTGCTTCCGACGGCGGGCCGCACCATACTCGCCAGTGCCGCAAACGACGGTACCGTACGTCTCTGGAACCTCGATACCGGAGACCAACTTCGAGTACTCGAAGGCTACAAGGGGTCGGTTCAGACCCTGTGTGCCGTCTCGGTGAAGGGGCGGTGGCTTCTCGCGACCGCCGGGAGCGATTCAGTGGTTCGAATCCAGGATCCCGAGTCCGGCATGATTCTGCGCGCCCTCGAAGGGCACACCGGAGCGGTCAGGGCCATGCTTGCGGTTCAGACGTCCGACCGGCCGCTGCTCGTCACCGCCGGAAACGACTCCTCGGTCCGTCTATGGGATCCGGCGTCCGGTGAGTTGGTGCACGTGCTCGAAGGACACGACGGTTGGGTCAACGCCGTATGCGCCGTCTCGGTCGAAGGCCGGTCGCTCCTCGTGACCGCCGGGAACGACTCTGTGGTTCGCTTGTGGGATCCGGAGTCTGGCACCGGACGCGGACATCTGGAAAGACAGGCCGGTCCGGTGTTGGCGGTGTGTGCCGTTGACTTGAGGGACCGAACGCTGCTCGTCACCGCCGGAAACGACTCCTCGGTCCGTCTATGGGATCCGGCGTCCGGTGAGTCGGTGCACGTGCTCGAAGGACACGACGGTTGGGTCAACGCCGTATGCGCCGTCTCGGTCGAAGGCCGGTCGCTCCTCGTGACCGTCGGTGACGACTCTGTGGTTCGTGTGTGGGATCCGGCGGCAGGTGTGACCTCCAGAGGACTTAAAGGCCACACCGGTCGGGTGTTGGCGGTGTGTGCCGTCTCGGTTGGAGGTCAGCCGCTAGTCGTGACCGCAGGTGACGATTCCATGGTTCGTGTGTGGGACCCCAAGGAGGGTGCGGCTTCCAGCGGACTCGATGGCCCCACCGGTCGGGTGTCGGCGGTGTGTGCCGTCTCGGTTGGAGATCAGCCGCTAGTCGTGACCGCCGGACACGATGCCGGCGTCCAGTTGTGGGATCCGGAGGCCGGCACGGTCCGGCGAACCCTTGAAGGTCGCACCGGCCGAATCAGAGGTCTCTGCGCCCTTTCCACGCGGGATCGCAGCTTGCTCATCACGGCTGGCGATCGTACGGTCCGAATTCGGGACGCGGATACCGGTGAGATTCTGCGCAGCTTTGAAGGGCACCCAGACGGAATCAATGCCCTCTGTGCGGTGCCGATCGGTGAGCGGACGCTTTTCACCACTGCCGGCGACGACCGCATCGTCCGCCTGTGGGACCCCGTTCGTCTGTGTGACTCCGAGGACGTCGAATCCTCGCGAACCTTCGACAACGAAACCGTGCGGGTGAGTGCGGTATGCGGGCTCTCGGCGGCTGGCCGAACCCTGCTCGCGGCGGCCGGCGAGCGGCGCGCCGCGGACGGTGGCGGGACGGTAGTTCACCTGTGGGACCTGGACTCCAGCACTATGCTGTGGAGCTTCGAGGGCCACACCAAGGCAATCAACGCCATATGCTCCGTGCCGCTGGGCCATCGCAGCCTGATCGCCTCCGTCGGTGAAGATCGCACGGTTCGCCTATGGGACCCCGAGACCGGCGAAGCGGTTTCGGTTTACGAGGGCCACACGAGCCGTGTAAACGCTGTCCGGGCGATCACGATGGGCGAGCGGACCCTTCTTGCGACTGCGGGAGAGGATCATACGGTCCGGTTCTGGGATCCCTTCGGTTCGCACACGGTGCGGATAATTCCTGTTCGTTCGCCTGCGCTTTCCATCGAAGAGGTCGACGGGATGATCGTAATCGGCCTGAACGACGGGGTCATAGTAATTTCCATCAGCCATGATGCGGTATTTCTGACGAATAAACCACGATCATCAGGCTTACACCTCGCTACGCATCGGAACACGCATGGTCTAGCCGATGAAACCTGGAGGCGCATCGATGACGAATCGTAG
- a CDS encoding PD-(D/E)XK motif protein, which yields MTDSAFRRVVEQHWSALEGEQTSGERNLRVSYLPVNTGSGPLAVGVDHDGHRHLLVPTHSHQKVRAGLDGPVLRLRKRPLEDKAIYQTYADLGCLRGDLNDLFTELCVDVLVVAESMPQTPVKALYRVLDRWRALFRTESKPLGPERIAGLFGELLLLTRLLEQDPSAHRFWHGPHGHRHDFSTATTAVEVKSTTVGEGRRPRIHGLDQLEPPAGGVLCLAWFRLQRTSADGMGTGFIESIERALRLCDDESALLELLAAAGYHSSDAHHYRDVRFVISKETWYRVDAEFPGLTSQALASAGVPVTILEVEYTVDLSGEHPVPLTHDTVSKVIDTMIQESV from the coding sequence ATGACCGACAGCGCGTTTCGAAGGGTGGTCGAACAACACTGGTCCGCTCTCGAAGGTGAACAGACCAGCGGTGAAAGGAACCTGCGGGTCTCCTACCTGCCCGTGAACACCGGAAGCGGTCCCTTGGCGGTGGGTGTCGATCACGACGGCCACCGCCACCTCCTCGTGCCGACCCACTCGCATCAGAAGGTCCGAGCGGGCCTGGACGGGCCTGTTCTTCGGCTGCGTAAGCGGCCCTTGGAGGACAAGGCGATCTATCAGACGTACGCCGACCTCGGATGCCTGCGAGGCGACCTTAACGACCTGTTCACGGAATTGTGCGTGGACGTTCTGGTCGTAGCCGAGAGCATGCCGCAAACCCCCGTCAAGGCTCTCTATCGCGTGCTCGACCGGTGGCGGGCACTGTTCCGCACGGAGAGCAAGCCGCTTGGGCCGGAACGGATTGCGGGCCTGTTCGGAGAGTTACTCCTCCTCACTCGGCTGCTGGAGCAAGACCCGAGTGCTCACCGGTTCTGGCACGGTCCGCACGGTCACCGCCACGACTTCTCGACGGCGACCACCGCCGTCGAGGTGAAGTCCACCACAGTTGGTGAGGGACGTAGACCACGGATCCACGGGCTCGACCAACTGGAGCCACCAGCAGGCGGTGTCCTCTGCCTGGCCTGGTTCCGCCTCCAACGAACCAGCGCGGACGGCATGGGCACCGGGTTCATCGAGTCGATTGAACGGGCGCTTCGGCTTTGCGACGACGAGAGCGCGCTACTCGAACTGCTCGCCGCGGCCGGTTACCACTCCTCCGACGCCCATCACTACCGCGACGTGCGCTTCGTGATCAGCAAGGAGACATGGTATCGAGTCGACGCCGAATTCCCCGGATTGACGAGCCAAGCCCTCGCGTCAGCAGGTGTCCCGGTGACGATTCTCGAGGTCGAGTACACGGTCGACCTGTCCGGAGAACATCCGGTGCCGCTGACGCACGACACCGTATCCAAGGTGATCGACACCATGATCCAGGAGTCCGTGTGA
- a CDS encoding Z1 domain-containing protein: MADEFDGMYDTFKALLDTFTPADSIKRLEQFGIGPDIIQRIRDQHERDAIRVRELEEPHVVESGNRETWYTGPQPKDKCWPAIVNLLRKDSWSEQSVKSLDDSSYRIVSLLNHPRERSFSTRGLVVGYVQSGKTTNFTSVMAKAADRGYKLFIVLAGVHNGLRRQTQMRLIQQLVEPNPTLWSQLTGLDKDFTPQENPASYFGKNNKTHVLCVVKKNATVLRKLARWLDQASEYLQDCPALIIDDEADQATVATKSINPLILSIMESLPKCGYLGYTASPFANLLIDPSAEDLYPKDFVVNLPKPAGHFGTEVLFGRYALDDEDPEQVDDGYDMIRSIPEEDVSYVRPVSKADVDGFVPVITDTLREAVEYFWLATAARRVRDTGNPHNTMLIHTSVNTAVHNSFERPLERLRERSAANLADPGFVARLRGLWDRETARVAAENFHETKVEFDHLLPKLPGVLASCRIIMDNSSSEARLDYENGPVVAIAVGGNTLSRGLTLEGLSVSYFVRSVSAYDTLLQMGRWFGFRNGYADLPRIWMTDELAEWFRHIATVETEMRRDINVYMTEDETPLTFAVRLRTHPAMRVTAAAKMRDAVMAASAYGGRRVQTHYFHTNADWLRDNLAAARKLVDASKRNAVRVEERPEGGRFIFRDVPHELVTDFLTSYRFHEKSQENDGELIADYIKKRVRTASSLGRWNVAIVGHPDGTKDQRLSFAPGVTVGRISRARVATTNPTPDFADIKTLMSRRDAAVDLGGDTAKLAEKEIKAERQRQFPDHGLLVLYPIDKVSTPEPSKQRREPLNAEEHVIGVGLVFPEPRGEDSAVAKYISADLSGIQIEDEDYSFLDGDGA; the protein is encoded by the coding sequence ATGGCCGATGAATTCGACGGAATGTACGACACGTTCAAGGCGCTTCTTGACACATTCACTCCGGCAGACTCGATTAAGCGGCTGGAGCAGTTCGGCATCGGCCCCGATATAATCCAGCGGATTCGAGACCAGCACGAGCGGGATGCGATTCGAGTCAGGGAGCTCGAGGAACCGCATGTCGTCGAAAGTGGGAACCGCGAAACCTGGTACACGGGCCCGCAGCCCAAGGATAAGTGCTGGCCGGCGATCGTAAACCTGCTCCGGAAAGACAGCTGGTCGGAGCAGTCGGTCAAGAGTCTTGACGACTCCTCCTACCGCATCGTGTCGCTGCTCAACCACCCTCGGGAGAGGTCCTTTTCTACGCGCGGCCTTGTCGTCGGTTACGTGCAGTCCGGCAAGACGACCAACTTCACGTCGGTTATGGCGAAGGCCGCAGACCGTGGCTACAAGCTGTTCATCGTCCTGGCGGGCGTCCACAACGGCCTTCGCCGCCAAACGCAGATGCGACTGATCCAGCAGCTCGTGGAGCCGAATCCCACCTTGTGGTCCCAGCTGACCGGGCTCGACAAGGACTTCACGCCACAGGAGAATCCGGCCTCGTATTTCGGCAAGAACAACAAGACGCACGTGCTGTGTGTGGTAAAAAAGAACGCCACGGTGCTGCGCAAGCTCGCTCGTTGGCTCGATCAGGCGTCGGAGTACCTGCAGGACTGCCCGGCACTGATCATCGACGACGAGGCAGATCAGGCGACCGTGGCGACGAAGTCGATCAACCCGCTGATCCTGAGCATCATGGAGAGTCTGCCGAAGTGCGGATATCTCGGCTACACGGCCTCTCCCTTCGCCAACCTGCTGATCGACCCGAGTGCCGAGGACCTGTATCCCAAGGATTTCGTGGTCAACCTGCCGAAGCCTGCCGGTCATTTCGGCACAGAGGTCCTGTTCGGGCGCTATGCGCTCGACGATGAGGATCCGGAGCAGGTCGACGACGGCTACGACATGATCCGGTCGATTCCCGAGGAAGACGTGTCGTACGTGCGGCCGGTCTCGAAGGCTGACGTCGACGGCTTCGTGCCGGTCATCACCGACACCCTTCGCGAGGCCGTCGAGTACTTCTGGCTGGCCACGGCCGCGCGACGCGTGCGTGACACGGGGAATCCGCATAACACGATGCTGATCCATACCAGCGTCAACACGGCAGTACACAACAGCTTCGAGCGACCGCTGGAGCGGCTGCGGGAACGTTCTGCGGCGAACTTGGCGGACCCCGGGTTCGTTGCTCGGCTGCGCGGCCTGTGGGATCGAGAGACCGCCCGCGTCGCAGCCGAGAATTTCCACGAGACGAAGGTGGAGTTCGACCACCTGCTTCCGAAGCTCCCGGGTGTCCTTGCGAGCTGCCGGATCATCATGGACAACTCCAGCAGTGAGGCCCGACTGGACTATGAGAACGGTCCGGTCGTGGCAATCGCAGTGGGCGGTAATACCCTCTCGAGGGGACTGACCCTTGAAGGCCTGTCGGTCAGCTACTTCGTCCGCTCCGTGTCGGCGTACGACACGCTTCTACAGATGGGGCGCTGGTTCGGGTTCCGGAACGGATACGCGGACCTGCCGCGTATCTGGATGACCGATGAGCTTGCCGAGTGGTTCCGCCACATCGCCACCGTCGAGACGGAGATGCGCCGAGACATCAACGTCTACATGACGGAGGACGAGACACCGCTCACCTTCGCCGTGCGTCTTCGCACGCATCCGGCCATGCGTGTCACCGCGGCCGCCAAGATGCGGGATGCCGTCATGGCTGCCTCCGCATATGGCGGCAGGCGTGTTCAGACCCACTACTTCCACACCAATGCCGACTGGCTGAGAGACAATCTCGCTGCCGCCCGCAAACTGGTGGACGCGTCCAAGCGCAATGCGGTGCGGGTGGAGGAACGCCCCGAGGGGGGTCGCTTCATCTTCCGTGACGTGCCGCACGAGCTCGTGACGGATTTTCTGACGTCATATCGATTCCACGAGAAGTCCCAAGAGAACGACGGCGAGCTGATCGCGGACTACATCAAGAAGCGAGTACGCACGGCCAGCTCGTTGGGTAGGTGGAATGTCGCGATCGTCGGCCACCCCGACGGTACCAAGGATCAGCGTCTCAGCTTCGCCCCAGGCGTCACGGTCGGGCGCATCAGTCGCGCCCGCGTCGCCACCACCAACCCCACGCCTGACTTCGCCGACATCAAGACGCTGATGAGCCGCCGCGATGCCGCAGTCGATCTGGGAGGCGACACGGCCAAACTCGCGGAGAAGGAAATCAAGGCCGAGCGCCAGCGCCAGTTCCCCGACCACGGCTTGCTGGTCCTCTACCCGATCGACAAGGTCTCAACGCCCGAACCGTCCAAGCAACGGCGTGAGCCGCTGAACGCCGAAGAACACGTTATCGGCGTCGGCCTGGTCTTCCCGGAGCCGCGGGGCGAAGACAGCGCCGTGGCGAAATACATCTCCGCCGACCTCTCCGGGATCCAGATCGAGGACGAGGACTATAGCTTCCTCGACGGTGACGGCGCATGA